A section of the Pedobacter sp. HDW13 genome encodes:
- a CDS encoding SRPBCC domain-containing protein → MEQKTKIDAQNGKQEILITREFELPVELLFKAYVEPEIVEQWMGTKVLKLESHKHGSYQFETTDSRGNKHGFNGVIHEFTPEQQITRTFEMENTPFGVQLEYLQFEKLTDATSKLTMHVVYRSVEVRDQILAMPFAQGINMAHNRLQQIVNQLK, encoded by the coding sequence ATGGAACAGAAAACAAAGATCGATGCCCAAAATGGCAAACAGGAAATACTCATTACCAGAGAATTTGAGCTTCCGGTTGAACTCCTTTTTAAAGCTTATGTAGAGCCAGAAATTGTAGAACAATGGATGGGAACCAAAGTATTAAAACTCGAAAGCCATAAACATGGCAGTTATCAGTTCGAAACCACCGACTCACGGGGTAATAAACATGGCTTTAACGGGGTAATTCATGAATTTACACCAGAGCAGCAAATTACGCGGACTTTTGAAATGGAAAATACACCTTTTGGCGTGCAACTGGAGTACTTACAATTTGAAAAACTTACCGATGCTACCAGCAAGCTAACCATGCATGTGGTATACCGTTCGGTTGAGGTGCGCGATCAGATCCTGGCCATGCCTTTTGCACAGGGCATTAACATGGCACACAACCGTTTACAACAAATCGTTAATCAACTAAAATAA
- a CDS encoding succinate dehydrogenase cytochrome b subunit, whose product MKTTSLQHKLWMSATGLFLCFFLVIHLLGNLQLFLDPGIAHEQFNWYSNLLAGNIIIKIISYILYTSIIGHTVYAILVTRKNTAASGTKYAYDKRGKASVWYSRNMGLLGTIIFLFLIIHMKDFWYQYKFTDLPLDAKGNKDLYTIVTKAYSELWYVLVYEIALIALGFHLLHGFFSAARTIGIFHPKYVRWIKVLGWVYTATITLGFMAMPVYVYLNSQL is encoded by the coding sequence ATGAAAACAACCTCGCTACAGCATAAATTATGGATGTCTGCAACAGGCCTGTTCTTATGCTTCTTTTTAGTCATTCACCTGCTTGGTAACCTGCAACTTTTCCTCGATCCCGGAATAGCGCACGAACAATTTAACTGGTATTCCAATTTACTGGCGGGTAACATCATTATTAAGATTATTTCCTACATCCTGTATACATCGATTATAGGCCATACCGTTTATGCGATACTGGTAACACGTAAAAATACCGCCGCCAGTGGAACAAAATACGCATACGATAAACGCGGAAAAGCCAGTGTTTGGTACAGCCGAAATATGGGTTTACTCGGTACCATTATATTTCTGTTTCTAATCATCCATATGAAAGATTTTTGGTACCAGTACAAATTTACCGACCTTCCGCTTGATGCTAAAGGCAATAAAGACCTGTACACTATAGTAACCAAAGCTTATAGTGAGCTCTGGTATGTATTGGTTTACGAAATAGCTTTAATTGCGCTGGGTTTTCATCTTTTACATGGCTTTTTTAGTGCTGCACGTACCATAGGTATATTTCATCCAAAATATGTAAGATGGATAAAAGTACTGGGCTGGGTGTATACAGCAACCATTACCCTTGGTTTTATGGCCATGCCTGTTTACGTTTATTTAAATAGCCAATTATGA
- a CDS encoding sigma-70 region 4 domain-containing protein: MNLTYTWTISKKILLIFLVLTIISAGAALIVLNTITGKLGSVSKLATNIEHSQSEPEQILLLIHHAEGDFQESMLNAGSKKYTSYNTKISKVFLMIDTLLKAQADTSQLTASQIKKVKFWYNKKSALSDQLYSLKHSFDSLLTIYADFNKEASKGLKESTVTEHKFDRNVKVKLDTVLKAKPVAKKGFFRRLKDAIANKNEVSTVEITKKESTREATLSKEKETSNNDRKAYLNKLKLLQRENEKLLSMQNELIILNSHISNELENIINNVKDINYQMIDEFKVLALKNYQETTALLNKFYLGALVIIVLFAILLIIFIIRLNKAELLLRAENEEEVNKAQQKIDELVKKIELNEQDRSPVKMEELKEIVQLAVENNPAFLIKFNEFDTEFSRKLLEKAPTLVAAEIEFCVLLRLNFETKEIARYTKTSVRSVESRKYRIRKKLDIPSTADINIWMSQI, from the coding sequence ATGAATTTAACGTACACCTGGACAATCTCAAAGAAAATATTACTCATATTTTTAGTCCTAACCATCATTTCAGCAGGAGCAGCTTTGATTGTGCTCAATACAATAACCGGTAAATTGGGCAGTGTTTCTAAACTGGCTACCAATATAGAGCATAGCCAGTCAGAGCCAGAGCAAATCCTCTTATTAATTCATCATGCAGAGGGCGATTTTCAGGAATCGATGCTCAATGCAGGAAGCAAAAAATATACTTCATATAATACCAAAATATCGAAGGTGTTTTTGATGATTGATACTTTGCTTAAAGCACAGGCAGATACTTCGCAGCTTACCGCATCACAAATTAAAAAGGTTAAGTTTTGGTACAATAAAAAATCGGCATTGTCTGATCAGCTTTATTCGCTTAAGCACAGCTTTGATTCGCTTTTAACCATTTATGCCGATTTTAATAAAGAAGCCAGTAAGGGGTTAAAAGAAAGTACAGTTACCGAGCATAAGTTTGACCGAAATGTTAAAGTAAAACTCGATACCGTACTAAAAGCCAAGCCTGTGGCCAAAAAAGGCTTTTTTAGGCGTTTGAAAGATGCCATAGCCAATAAAAACGAGGTATCCACTGTAGAAATTACTAAAAAAGAAAGTACCAGAGAGGCTACTTTAAGCAAAGAGAAAGAGACCAGTAATAACGACAGAAAAGCATATTTAAATAAGCTTAAATTGCTTCAACGTGAAAATGAGAAGCTTTTAAGTATGCAGAACGAACTGATTATACTCAATAGCCACATCAGCAATGAACTGGAGAATATTATAAATAATGTAAAAGACATCAATTACCAGATGATCGATGAGTTTAAGGTGCTTGCTCTTAAGAATTATCAGGAAACAACTGCCCTCTTAAACAAATTTTATCTCGGTGCGCTTGTTATAATTGTTTTGTTTGCAATCCTGCTGATTATTTTCATTATCAGATTAAACAAGGCTGAGCTTTTGTTGCGCGCTGAAAATGAGGAAGAGGTAAATAAAGCACAGCAAAAAATTGATGAGCTGGTTAAAAAGATCGAGTTGAATGAGCAAGACCGCTCGCCGGTAAAAATGGAGGAGTTGAAAGAGATTGTACAACTCGCAGTTGAAAACAACCCTGCCTTTTTGATTAAATTTAATGAGTTTGATACAGAATTTAGTAGAAAACTGCTCGAAAAAGCGCCTACTTTGGTTGCTGCCGAAATTGAATTCTGTGTATTGCTCAGGCTGAATTTCGAAACCAAAGAAATTGCACGTTACACCAAAACTTCAGTTAGATCGGTAGAAAGCCGGAAATATCGGATCAGAAAAAAACTCGATATTCCTTCAACCGCCGATATCAATATCTGGATGAGCCAGATTTAG
- a CDS encoding DMT family transporter: MKKAYIQLHLALVLAGFTGIFGRLITLNEGLISWYRTFISAVFILVVLTLSGKFQKTSLSEKIKMGAAGAILGFHWLFFYGSIKYSNISVGVVCFALTSFFNALFEPAINKKKLSIQELLLSGLTLCGIALIFGMDISFRTGIILGIISSIFSALYTVYNERLAGNYRGETIILYQMLGGVLALTLIMPVFLYFTPTTSLLPSLHDFGWLLVLAILCTVVMYLLIINALKHISSFTVSLTFNLEPLYTIFLAIVIYKENKVLSASFYIGLFLILTSLALQMCRVWYKNKRSRLTIAGH, from the coding sequence ATGAAAAAAGCATATATACAACTTCACCTGGCATTGGTACTTGCTGGTTTTACAGGCATATTTGGCCGCTTAATAACATTAAACGAGGGTTTAATTAGCTGGTACAGAACATTTATATCAGCAGTTTTTATTCTGGTTGTTTTAACGCTAAGCGGCAAGTTTCAAAAAACAAGTTTATCTGAAAAAATTAAGATGGGAGCTGCGGGAGCTATCCTGGGTTTCCATTGGTTATTCTTTTACGGCAGTATTAAATATTCAAATATATCGGTTGGCGTGGTATGTTTTGCACTCACCAGTTTTTTCAATGCCCTGTTCGAACCTGCCATCAATAAAAAGAAACTTTCTATACAAGAACTCCTGTTAAGCGGCCTTACCCTTTGCGGCATTGCTTTAATATTCGGGATGGATATCAGCTTTAGAACTGGCATTATATTGGGCATAATATCGTCGATATTTTCGGCGCTGTATACCGTTTATAACGAACGGCTGGCTGGCAATTACCGCGGAGAAACCATTATACTATACCAAATGTTGGGCGGCGTTTTGGCTTTAACACTCATTATGCCTGTATTCTTATACTTTACACCAACTACCTCGTTATTGCCTTCGCTACACGATTTTGGATGGCTTTTGGTTTTAGCAATCCTGTGTACGGTGGTTATGTATCTGTTAATCATCAATGCTCTTAAGCATATTTCTTCGTTTACGGTAAGCCTAACCTTTAACCTCGAACCGCTTTACACCATTTTTCTGGCTATTGTTATTTATAAAGAAAATAAGGTACTGTCTGCCAGTTTTTACATCGGTCTGTTTTTAATTCTAACATCACTGGCATTGCAAATGTGCCGTGTCTGGTACAAGAACAAAAGGAGCAGGTTAACAATTGCGGGCCATTAG
- a CDS encoding DUF4256 domain-containing protein, with the protein MKNKTLLPEQREELLNILQTRFEKNMNRHTGIKWNEVKTKLKANEAKLWILDDMENTGGEPDVFGYDEKTGEYIFYDCAAESPKGRRSICYDHEALEARKEHKPANSAVNMAKDMGITLLTETEYRSLQQLGKFDTKTSSWVQTPTDIRKLGGALFCDCRYNTVFVYHNGAESYYAARGFRGSLRV; encoded by the coding sequence ATGAAAAACAAAACACTATTACCCGAACAGCGTGAAGAATTATTGAACATTTTACAAACCCGTTTTGAGAAAAACATGAATCGCCATACAGGCATTAAATGGAATGAAGTAAAAACGAAACTCAAAGCCAATGAAGCAAAATTGTGGATACTCGATGATATGGAAAACACTGGAGGCGAACCCGATGTATTTGGCTATGATGAAAAAACAGGTGAATACATTTTTTACGATTGTGCAGCCGAAAGCCCGAAAGGCCGCCGCAGTATTTGTTATGACCACGAAGCCCTCGAAGCGCGTAAAGAACATAAACCAGCCAACAGTGCGGTAAACATGGCAAAAGACATGGGGATTACGCTTTTAACCGAAACCGAATACCGGTCTTTACAGCAATTGGGTAAATTTGATACTAAAACTTCAAGCTGGGTGCAAACACCTACCGACATCAGAAAATTAGGTGGAGCCTTATTCTGTGATTGCCGTTACAATACTGTTTTTGTGTACCATAACGGTGCCGAATCTTACTATGCAGCACGTGGTTTCCGCGGTTCATTAAGGGTTTAA
- a CDS encoding YdeI family protein, producing MNPKVDFYFNNAKNWQTATEQLRTIALDCGLTEELKWGCPCYTYQQNNIVLIHDFKEYCAFLFFKGALLSDPNGILVQQTENVQSARQIRFTKALEIAEMRATLKNYIYEAIEVEKAGLKVEFKKTGDFAIPAEFQHKLDSIPDLKAAFEALTPGRQRGYLFYFSQAKQAKTREARVEKYMPQIMNGKGLDD from the coding sequence ATGAACCCTAAAGTTGATTTTTATTTTAACAATGCCAAAAACTGGCAAACAGCGACAGAACAGCTGAGAACAATTGCGTTAGATTGTGGCCTTACTGAGGAATTGAAATGGGGATGCCCGTGCTACACCTACCAGCAAAACAACATCGTTTTAATACATGATTTTAAAGAATATTGTGCCTTTCTGTTTTTTAAAGGGGCCTTATTAAGCGATCCGAATGGCATTTTAGTTCAGCAAACAGAAAATGTACAATCGGCACGACAAATCCGCTTTACCAAGGCACTCGAAATAGCAGAAATGCGGGCTACATTAAAAAACTACATTTACGAGGCTATCGAAGTTGAAAAAGCCGGTCTTAAGGTAGAATTTAAAAAAACCGGGGATTTTGCTATACCTGCCGAATTTCAGCACAAATTAGACAGTATACCTGACTTAAAAGCTGCTTTCGAAGCATTAACTCCTGGCCGCCAGCGGGGCTATCTTTTCTACTTTTCGCAAGCTAAACAAGCCAAAACCCGCGAAGCACGTGTAGAAAAATACATGCCCCAAATTATGAATGGAAAAGGCCTGGACGACTAA
- a CDS encoding helix-turn-helix transcriptional regulator produces the protein MNLRRDVFQAIAEPTRRAILLLVASQAMTAGAIAANFDTARPTVSKHLQILTECELLEQKQNGREVFYYINAKKMKEVADFIEPFRQMWDDRFNKLESVMKAYQVKKKD, from the coding sequence ATGAATTTAAGAAGAGATGTTTTCCAGGCCATAGCAGAACCTACCCGCAGGGCAATCCTTTTGCTGGTGGCCTCGCAGGCAATGACCGCCGGAGCCATTGCTGCAAATTTCGATACTGCCCGGCCCACCGTTTCTAAACACCTGCAAATCCTTACCGAATGCGAACTACTGGAGCAAAAGCAAAATGGCCGGGAAGTTTTCTATTACATTAATGCAAAAAAAATGAAAGAAGTAGCCGATTTTATTGAGCCTTTCCGCCAGATGTGGGATGATCGCTTTAACAAACTCGAATCAGTAATGAAAGCTTATCAAGTCAAAAAGAAAGACTAA
- a CDS encoding DoxX family protein, which produces MTKRNKIIYWIATVWLALGMTATGIVQLLKMKEETVMMAHLGYPVYFLTLLGIWKILGVIAVLIPKFPLLKEWTYAGFFFAMSGAVFSHLAMGDATKDLFGPVLLLMLTALSWYFRPADRKIIFANFNP; this is translated from the coding sequence ATGACAAAGAGAAACAAAATTATTTATTGGATTGCCACCGTTTGGCTGGCACTGGGAATGACCGCAACCGGAATAGTGCAGTTATTGAAAATGAAGGAAGAAACCGTTATGATGGCACACCTCGGCTATCCGGTATACTTCCTCACCCTATTGGGCATCTGGAAAATTTTAGGCGTAATTGCTGTGCTGATCCCTAAATTCCCTCTACTAAAAGAATGGACTTATGCAGGCTTTTTCTTTGCTATGTCGGGCGCTGTGTTTTCTCACCTGGCTATGGGCGATGCAACAAAAGACCTTTTTGGTCCGGTATTGCTTCTAATGCTCACCGCACTATCGTGGTATTTCAGGCCTGCGGATAGAAAAATTATTTTTGCTAATTTTAATCCATAA
- a CDS encoding porin, with product MKKISLLIVIYVFIAPLALLAQQKDIGGLDQDTITNFSAYKRSISFAGLLQTRFVGSLTKNVDVNGKNFDPSATGHVTNSFLLKRARLQVKGTVNDHFSANLMFNFAEFNSDPSGKVLENAYVKYTLSKYFNVQAGQFRPFFGIEDALPVDIIRTLDYSNQYYAFGSSGWQSFQIGLSVFGNVTGDGQLPVRYYAGVYNGNNRNQATDNDNSKNVYGRIETSITKYFIVGINAATGSMGAGTGNAWGADVLTQTKLGGGWKLSLGGEYKNGTNLSLFNGLVAKPSLSNVRMQGFYIFPVLRYSYNLPRVRAIEFSSRYEYFDENYKLANTPDKPLSQMFL from the coding sequence ATGAAAAAAATCTCGCTACTCATTGTCATTTATGTATTTATAGCCCCTCTTGCGTTGCTGGCTCAGCAAAAAGATATTGGCGGGCTCGATCAGGATACGATCACTAATTTTTCTGCATATAAACGTTCAATTAGTTTTGCAGGCTTGTTACAAACCCGATTTGTAGGTTCGCTTACTAAAAATGTTGATGTTAACGGCAAAAATTTTGATCCGTCTGCTACCGGGCATGTTACCAACAGCTTTCTGCTTAAGCGTGCAAGGCTGCAGGTAAAAGGTACTGTGAACGATCATTTCTCAGCCAATCTGATGTTCAATTTCGCCGAATTTAACAGCGATCCCAGTGGAAAAGTATTGGAGAATGCATACGTTAAATATACGCTCAGCAAATATTTCAATGTGCAGGCCGGGCAGTTCAGGCCATTCTTCGGGATCGAAGATGCCTTACCTGTCGATATTATCAGAACCCTCGATTACTCCAACCAATATTATGCCTTTGGCTCTAGTGGCTGGCAAAGCTTTCAGATTGGCCTTTCGGTATTTGGCAACGTAACTGGTGATGGACAATTACCGGTAAGATATTACGCAGGCGTGTACAATGGCAATAACAGAAACCAGGCCACCGATAATGATAACTCGAAGAATGTATATGGCCGGATTGAAACAAGCATTACGAAATATTTTATTGTTGGTATAAATGCTGCTACCGGGAGTATGGGGGCGGGCACCGGCAATGCCTGGGGAGCCGATGTATTAACCCAAACAAAACTCGGTGGAGGCTGGAAGCTCTCGCTTGGCGGTGAATACAAGAATGGCACCAATCTTTCACTTTTTAATGGTCTTGTGGCAAAACCTTCACTATCTAATGTACGCATGCAGGGATTTTACATTTTTCCGGTATTACGCTATTCGTACAATCTGCCAAGAGTGAGGGCCATTGAATTTTCATCGCGATACGAGTATTTTGATGAGAACTATAAGCTGGCCAATACCCCAGACAAACCATTATCCCAAATGTTTCTTTAA
- a CDS encoding anion permease, whose translation MKEINLRSLLVTIAIGLIIWFIPAPEGVKPNAWHLLAIFAATIIGIIFKAASMGTMAMLGITLCAATQVLAPGDPVKSISNALSGFGNATIWLIGLAFFIARGFIKTGLGTRLAYSFIRIFGKSSLGLAYGLNTADLILAPAIPSNTARAGGVIYPIMKSIAVNMGSEPEKADTHRKIGSFLTLSSYNANMITSVIFLTATASNPMAQKFAKDLGITITWGSWFLAAGIPGLVCFLLVPLFLYKFYPPELKSTKDAPAIAAAKLKEMGPVTLQEWLMVATFIILLVLWIFGSLFAMDATTGALIGLSILLLCGVLTWDDVKSEKGAWDTIVWFSSLVMMGSYLNSLGFIGWFGHLVGAEMAHLSWQMAFPIIILVYSYCHYMFASGTAHAAAMYSVFLAVGLSVGVPGTMLAIFLGACATLMGSLTHYAHGPAPIFFGSTYVDMKDWWKQGFFISVLFLIVWFVVGGLWWKVIGLW comes from the coding sequence ATGAAAGAAATTAACTTACGTTCACTACTTGTTACCATTGCAATCGGCTTAATTATCTGGTTTATCCCTGCACCCGAAGGCGTTAAACCCAATGCCTGGCATTTACTGGCCATTTTTGCAGCAACGATTATAGGCATTATATTTAAAGCAGCTTCTATGGGCACAATGGCCATGTTGGGCATTACCTTATGCGCTGCTACACAGGTTTTAGCTCCAGGCGATCCGGTTAAATCTATTTCCAATGCACTGAGTGGATTTGGAAACGCTACCATATGGCTCATAGGTTTGGCCTTTTTTATTGCCCGTGGTTTTATCAAAACCGGTTTGGGTACAAGGCTGGCCTATAGTTTTATCCGCATTTTCGGTAAAAGTTCTCTTGGACTGGCCTATGGTTTAAATACTGCCGATTTGATATTGGCGCCTGCCATCCCCAGTAATACCGCAAGGGCTGGTGGGGTAATTTATCCGATTATGAAATCAATTGCGGTTAATATGGGGTCGGAACCAGAAAAAGCCGACACACACCGTAAAATAGGCTCTTTTTTAACCTTAAGCAGCTATAATGCCAACATGATTACTTCGGTAATTTTTCTTACCGCCACGGCCAGTAATCCAATGGCACAAAAATTTGCAAAAGACCTTGGGATAACCATCACCTGGGGTAGCTGGTTTTTAGCAGCAGGTATACCGGGCTTAGTTTGTTTTTTATTGGTACCGTTATTTCTGTATAAATTTTACCCGCCTGAACTTAAAAGCACAAAAGATGCTCCAGCCATTGCAGCCGCAAAACTAAAAGAAATGGGACCTGTAACCCTGCAAGAATGGTTAATGGTAGCTACTTTTATCATCTTGCTTGTTTTATGGATTTTCGGCAGTTTGTTTGCCATGGATGCCACTACAGGCGCATTGATAGGCTTATCTATTTTATTGCTTTGCGGTGTACTCACCTGGGATGATGTTAAATCAGAGAAGGGAGCATGGGATACCATTGTGTGGTTTTCATCTTTAGTAATGATGGGTTCTTATCTCAATTCACTTGGTTTTATTGGCTGGTTTGGACATTTGGTTGGTGCAGAGATGGCACATTTAAGCTGGCAGATGGCTTTTCCTATTATTATACTTGTTTATTCTTATTGTCATTACATGTTTGCCAGCGGTACAGCACATGCAGCAGCCATGTATTCGGTATTTTTAGCAGTAGGTTTATCTGTTGGAGTACCGGGCACCATGCTGGCTATATTTCTTGGGGCCTGTGCCACCTTGATGGGATCGCTAACCCATTATGCCCATGGCCCCGCTCCTATATTTTTTGGAAGCACTTATGTTGACATGAAAGACTGGTGGAAGCAAGGCTTTTTTATTAGTGTATTGTTTTTGATCGTTTGGTTTGTAGTAGGCGGTTTATGGTGGAAAGTGATTGGTTTATGGTAG